The Candidatus Schekmanbacteria bacterium RIFCSPLOWO2_02_FULL_38_14 genome includes the window TCCATAGCAGGATAGAGTGTCTCCTCAACTGCGCGGTTTAAACGGTGGATTTCATCAATAAACAGAACATCATATTCCTGAAGATTAGATAGAATTGCAACAAGGTCTCCCTGCTTTTCAAGAACAGGTCCTGAAGTTGTTTTGATATTTACCCCCATTTCTTTTGCTATGATGTAGGCAAGGGTAGTTTTGCCAAGACCCGGAGGACCCCAGAAAAGGCAGTGGTCAAGATGCTCATTTCTTGCTTTTGCCGCCTGAATGAACACCTTCAGATTTTCCTTAACATTTTCCTGCCCAATGTATTCATTCAGGGAAGCGGGCCTGAGATTCAGGTCAAGGCTCCTGTCTTCTTCAACTAATTTTTTTGAAATTATCCGCTGGTCCATATTTATTCTTTAAGTTCAAATTTCAAAGCCCAAATGCCAAATCAAGTTCAAACGATAACTTGCTAAATATGTTTCGCCATTGCCTTCAATGATTCCTTCAGTACTTCTTCAACTGCAACTGATTCTCCGCTGGTATCGCATCTTTTGAATGCTTTATTCGCAGCTTCTTCTGCCTCTATTTTAGAATATCCAAGGTTTGTAAGAGCAGAAATGACATCATCAACAATATGGTTCCCGGCAGAAACCTTACCCTCCGCAACCTGTTTTTTATCCAGAGGCAGCAACTGCATTTTTTCTCTCAGTTCATAAACAAGCCTCTCAGCTGTTTTTCTGCCAACCCCGGGTACATTGCTGAGCGTAGCAAAGTCTGAAGCCACAATCGCTTTTTTTAAATCAGAAGAGCCGATTCCTGAAAGTATGTTGATTGCAAGTTTTGGACCTATCTTGGTAACACCTATCAGGTGCTCAAACAGCACCTTTTCCTCAAATGTAAAAAAACCAAAAAGAGAAATTGCATCCTCTCGCACATGGGTGTGAATCTCCATAAAAACCTTCTCTTTCTCTTTTGGCAGCATATAGAAGGTTGAAAGCGGTATAAGCACATGATAACCAACTCCGTTGACATCTATTATTATTGCATTAGGAGTTTTTTGTTCCAGCACTCCTTTAAGCGTAGCGATCATAACTTTTCTCTAACCTTTCCCTCAGAGAAGCGTTGTGGATATGGCAGATAGCAACTGCAAGCGCATCTGCTGCATCTTCAGGTTCCGGTATATCAGAAAGTCTGAGAATCGCCTGTACCATTTTTTGTATCTGGTATTTATCCCCCCTGCCATAACCCATAACTGCTTTTTTTATATGAGTGGATGAGTACTTGAAAACAGGCAATCCGAGATTCGCAGCCGCAAGTAAAACCACTCCGCTTGCATGCCCGAGTTTCAGCGCAGCCTTTACATCGTGGGCAAAAAAAATTTCTTCAATCGCAACAGCATCAGGCGAATGTTCTTTTATGATTGATAAAATGCCATCATAAATTTTTTTCAACCTTTGTGAGAAATCCTCTCTTGAGGATGTCTTTATTGCTCCGGAACAGATATAGAGCAGGTTCTGCTCTTTCTCTTCAGCCAAAACCAAGCCATAGCCTGTTCTCACTGTGCCGGGGTCTATTCCGAGAACCTTCATTTAAAACCTTTTTATAAGTTATTGTTAAAAGTTCAAATAGCAAAATCCATTTGAGTTTCGCTTTTATAATTTTTCCATTTCCTCAGCAGATATATCAAAATTCGCATAGACCTTTTGAACATCATCGTGGTCTTCAAGCGCTTCCATCAAATGAAGCATCCTTCTGGCTTGTTCACTTTCAAGTTTAACAGTGGATTTTGGAACCATTGTAATTTCAGCAAGGGAACAGTTTATCTTTTTATTTTTAAAAACATCTTTCACCTTTTCAAAATTATCAATGTTTGTAATTATTTCATACATCTTGTCCTCATGCCTGAAATCCTCTGCGCCTGCCTCAAGTGCCAGCTCCATCATCTCGTCTTCCTTGGCTACTCCCTGATCAACAAGAAGGAGCCCCTTTTTATCAAATATCCATGAAACGCACCCAGCCTCACCCATGTTTCCACCATATTTAGTGAATACATGCCTTAGTTCAGCAACTGTTCTGTTTTTGTTGTCGCTTGTAACAGTAACAAGGATTGCGACTCCTCCAGGACCATAACCCTCGTACTCTGAATCTTCATAATGTACTCCCTCAAGCTCTCCTGTTCCTTTTTTTATTGCCTTCGTAATGTTGTCCTGAGGCATGTTCGCTGCTCTTCCTGCTGCAACTGCAGATCTGAGCCTCGGGTTTCCTTCTATATCTCCGCCGCCAATCCTTGCCGCAATAGTAATTTCTTTAATCAGTTTGGTGAAAACCTTCCCCTTCTTAGCATCTTCCTTAGCTTTCTTGTGTTTTATTGTGCTCCATTTAGAATGACCTGACATTTTCTTTCACCTCTCTTTTTTCTTTTGGTTCAAAAAATTTTTTAATTGTTGAGGCTATTTCCTGTAAACGTTCCAGCTCCCTGATTTTCTTATGTTCCTCATCAGTTAAATAAAAAATCTGAATAGCCTGGTTACCCTCTGTTACTATTTTTGCAAGGTTAATATCGAGCCTGAGTTCAGCCAGTATCCTGGTTACATCATATAATAACCCTATTCTGTCCTGAGCGTGAACTTCGATTATCGTGTAGGAGTTAGACTCTTCATTGTTAATCTTAATCTCTGTCGGCACACTTATTGCTCCATACCTCTTTCTCATTATATATTTTCTTTGCCGCTCAACCATCTCTTCTACATTCTTCTTTCCTTCAAGAACAAGCGCCAAATCTTCTTCAATCTCCATCCACAGTTCATCATCTTCCGCAGCCTTCCCTTCGCGGTCAGAACACTGAAGCGTATCAACTGCAACTCCTTCGCTGTTGGTATAAATTTCTGCTCCGAGTATCTGAATCCCCTTTGATGTAAGAACTCCGCAGGTCTTGGAAAATGACCCTATCCTTCCCTCAAAGCAAACAAGAAAATCTGAATACCCGACCTTGCTGTTATGAATAACAGAACTTGTAACTGTTTTACCCTTCATTTCTCTGAGAAGCTTATAATGAGTATATATCCTGCTTGCGAGCGTTCCGGTGATGTATCTTTCAGGCAGGGTATCAAAAAACTCAACAACCTGTTCTCTAGTCAATGTCCCTTCTGATTTATTTATCACTTTTTCAATTATACTATTTATCTTCTCCCTGTATTCAGCAGTATAATCTATATCCTCATAAAGCCTCTTTGTAAAATATTTATATGTTTTAAAATATAGCCTGCTTACCAGTTCACTTCTCCACTCATTCCATGCATATGGCGACACAGCATTAACATCTGCATACGTCAGTATCATTAACATCTTTAAAGTCTCAAGGTCGCCAACTGTTTTAGAAAACTCTTTTATTGTTTTCTCTTCAAGGAAATCCCTTCTTTCAGCAGTATGCATCATAAGCACATGATTCCCGATAAGTGTTAAGACTTTTTCCATATCATCAGGGCTTATATCCATTCTGTTTAATATCTTTCTTGATATATCAGCGCTTCTTGGAACATGCCCCTTTCCGCCAACCTTTCCTATGTCGTGCAGCAGGACTGCCAGTCTCAAAAGGTCTTTTCTTTCAATCTCCCTGTAAACCTTACAGAATATTGATTCTCTCGGATTCTGTTCCTCAAGCTCATCAAGCTTCTCCAAAGCTATCAAAGTATGTTCATCAACAGTATAATGATGATAGATATCAAACTGGACAAGGCAGTCAAGCTCGCCAAATTCAGGAATAAATCTGTCAAGCACCCCTGTTTCATGCATCTGTCTTATTTTTCTTGAAATCTGTTTTTTTGAATTCAGGATGCTCAGGAAAAGCCTGCCTCCTTCCTTCCCCCATTTAAACTCACCATCTGTTTTTGTCACCTCTTTTTTCATTGTCTGAAGCAATGAATCGCTGATATTGTATCCATGATTCTGAGCTATTTCAAAAACCTGCAGAAGCTTGACTGGTGAGTTCTGGAACACATCTGTATTGTTCCTGGCAACATAAAGGGAATCATTTATCAGGACAAAACCTTCTTCAAGATTTCTCTGGCGGAAAACAGAAAATATTTTTCTTCCATCTGCATCGCTCTTGCATGTCTTTTTAATAAAATCAGTACAAATCTGCGAATTTATCTTTGCATGAAAATAATAATCTTTCATAAAATGTTCTACAGCAGGCTTGTTGCCCTCATCCTTGTATCTGAGATGTTTTGCGATTTCTGTCTGGAACTCAAAACCCAGAATATCATTTTTTCTTGATGAAAGGTAGTGCAGGTCATTTCTCACTCTCCACAAAAAGTTCAGCCCTCTCTCAATAGCCTCATGGTCTTCCTGGCTCAAACATCCGCACGGCACCAGTGCCTTTATACAGTCAACTTTATATACAACCTTTCCTATCCAGTATATTGTGTGAATATCCCTTAAACCCCCTGGACCATCTTTGATATTTGGTTCTAAAACCTGAATAGTCCTTCCTGACTCTGAATATCTTTTGTTTCTATCAAGAACTTTCTGCCTCAGGTAAAACTCGCCTTTTCTGTGAAGAACCCTGATGTTAAAAGTTTTACTAAAGGAATCAAATAAATCCTTATCACCTGTTATAAACCTTGCTTCAATCAATGATGTCATGGTTTTAAAATCGTTTTCAGCAAGTTTTAAGCAGTCTCCAACTGACCTGCAGCTATGGCCTAAATCAAAGCCTAAATCCCACAGGATATGGAATATGTCCTCGCTTACCGTCTGTATAAATTCATCAACCCTGTTCTGATAAAGAAACATAACATCAATGTCAGAAAACGGACTCAGAGACCCCCTTCCGTATCCGCCTACAGCCGCTATGACGCACTTTGAATGCTTTGAAGGGTCTTCAGAATAGCTTTTTGAAGCAAATTCGTAGAGCTCAGTTATTATTCTGTCTGAAAGGCGGCACAGAGATTCAACAATTTCCCTTCCGGTTGCTCCGTTGAGATGCCTCTCTCTGATAGCCTCCTTTTCTCTGGCAATAATCTCCTTATAGTAATTGACCTTGTCTTTTTTAAAATCTGATTTCTTTTTGGAGTCAGTCACTTCATATCCTGTTATATGGATTGCTTTTTTCCATTTTAAATTTTAAAAGCAACTCTTGCGGTTGCCCATCATTAGGGCAGGTGCAAGACCTGCCCCTACAAATTCTAGATTCCTGCTTTCGCGGGAACGACATATAGCACGGGGTTCTAAATTTCTAAATCCCATCAACCATACCGAGTACAACACCTAAGCTCTCTGCATAAGATTTCACGCCTGTAAAAATACCTTCACTGATTTTTGTCCTGTATTTCTCAGAACCAAGCAAAGTCTCTTCTTCAGGATTGCTTATAAAGGAAATTTCAACAAGTATGCTTGGCATTTTTGCTCCGATTAACACATAAAAAGGAGCCTGCTTTACTCCCAAATCTTTTGTGTCAGAAAAATTTTCATTAACAGTCTCAACA containing:
- a CDS encoding transcriptional regulator — translated: MSGHSKWSTIKHKKAKEDAKKGKVFTKLIKEITIAARIGGGDIEGNPRLRSAVAAGRAANMPQDNITKAIKKGTGELEGVHYEDSEYEGYGPGGVAILVTVTSDNKNRTVAELRHVFTKYGGNMGEAGCVSWIFDKKGLLLVDQGVAKEDEMMELALEAGAEDFRHEDKMYEIITNIDNFEKVKDVFKNKKINCSLAEITMVPKSTVKLESEQARRMLHLMEALEDHDDVQKVYANFDISAEEMEKL
- a CDS encoding [protein-PII] uridylyltransferase: MTDSKKKSDFKKDKVNYYKEIIAREKEAIRERHLNGATGREIVESLCRLSDRIITELYEFASKSYSEDPSKHSKCVIAAVGGYGRGSLSPFSDIDVMFLYQNRVDEFIQTVSEDIFHILWDLGFDLGHSCRSVGDCLKLAENDFKTMTSLIEARFITGDKDLFDSFSKTFNIRVLHRKGEFYLRQKVLDRNKRYSESGRTIQVLEPNIKDGPGGLRDIHTIYWIGKVVYKVDCIKALVPCGCLSQEDHEAIERGLNFLWRVRNDLHYLSSRKNDILGFEFQTEIAKHLRYKDEGNKPAVEHFMKDYYFHAKINSQICTDFIKKTCKSDADGRKIFSVFRQRNLEEGFVLINDSLYVARNNTDVFQNSPVKLLQVFEIAQNHGYNISDSLLQTMKKEVTKTDGEFKWGKEGGRLFLSILNSKKQISRKIRQMHETGVLDRFIPEFGELDCLVQFDIYHHYTVDEHTLIALEKLDELEEQNPRESIFCKVYREIERKDLLRLAVLLHDIGKVGGKGHVPRSADISRKILNRMDISPDDMEKVLTLIGNHVLMMHTAERRDFLEEKTIKEFSKTVGDLETLKMLMILTYADVNAVSPYAWNEWRSELVSRLYFKTYKYFTKRLYEDIDYTAEYREKINSIIEKVINKSEGTLTREQVVEFFDTLPERYITGTLASRIYTHYKLLREMKGKTVTSSVIHNSKVGYSDFLVCFEGRIGSFSKTCGVLTSKGIQILGAEIYTNSEGVAVDTLQCSDREGKAAEDDELWMEIEEDLALVLEGKKNVEEMVERQRKYIMRKRYGAISVPTEIKINNEESNSYTIIEVHAQDRIGLLYDVTRILAELRLDINLAKIVTEGNQAIQIFYLTDEEHKKIRELERLQEIASTIKKFFEPKEKREVKENVRSF
- a CDS encoding crossover junction endodeoxyribonuclease RuvC — encoded protein: MKVLGIDPGTVRTGYGLVLAEEKEQNLLYICSGAIKTSSREDFSQRLKKIYDGILSIIKEHSPDAVAIEEIFFAHDVKAALKLGHASGVVLLAAANLGLPVFKYSSTHIKKAVMGYGRGDKYQIQKMVQAILRLSDIPEPEDAADALAVAICHIHNASLRERLEKSYDRYA
- a CDS encoding Holliday junction DNA helicase RuvA, with amino-acid sequence MIATLKGVLEQKTPNAIIIDVNGVGYHVLIPLSTFYMLPKEKEKVFMEIHTHVREDAISLFGFFTFEEKVLFEHLIGVTKIGPKLAINILSGIGSSDLKKAIVASDFATLSNVPGVGRKTAERLVYELREKMQLLPLDKKQVAEGKVSAGNHIVDDVISALTNLGYSKIEAEEAANKAFKRCDTSGESVAVEEVLKESLKAMAKHI